In Hyperolius riggenbachi isolate aHypRig1 chromosome 1, aHypRig1.pri, whole genome shotgun sequence, the genomic window ATTAACTGCTACACGTTTACGGTTTgcaaaaaaactcaaaccgccggtgtgcaccagcccattcatatACAGTAGCCATGCGGattaacaggcggatgcggccagcggatcgcatccaaatccgctcggtgtgcactgccccaaatatctgcactccgcacccaaaaccgctagcgttttggtgtgcactgggccttatacaGAGATGCAGGTTGACTACAGCCCAGTACAgccagacccaactccaactataaatgcctgcttaaagcggacccaaaccaaacatttttttttatttatttgtgttgTGAGCGGCCATGCTGGGTAGATACCAAATAGACTCAAATTAGAGCAGAcgctaaaggctagtacacactagcaattttgattgaccaatgattgctcaattttaccacctccatgtagtatgaccatttacctgtataatctgcatagaattgaaaatctgtttggccctcatactacatggaggtggtaaaattgagcaatcaatggtcaatcaaaattgctagtgtgtactagccttaaggTGCTCTAAACCATTATATCTGTACAAAAAAATTCTATGTCACCCGCGTCTTCAgttggttatcaaacaaattactttATTGTGCATTCCAAAACCATGGTTTTGGAATGCACAATAAAGTAATTTGATAACCAACTGAAGACGCGGGTGACAGAATTTTTTGTACagatacaaacatttttttttagttcaaaatatttagttgcaccactctgaaacatacaaagataaacactccttcaagcctatgatcatttcagtgcatgcttttcacccttatacaggtggcagccattacctctgagcttagtaggaggttttagatcatgggtgtgtttgtcatcagctaccttccctcacaggggcgtcgtctatgtgaaatctcacacaagctgaaatcacctcccctgtgatatcatcagtaacagcctgtgttttgttttatctcctccaccagtctgctggattctgtcccggcaatatttaaggaagggaggggttcctccaattaatgtaaaatattttacaattgtcatcatgcagctgaaaaaatgctgctatttattattataagttagaaaataaatttatttctgaaatcgtgtatttttaattcgggtccactttaagcgaactacagcaatggctgagtgacaactggctgaaactaaatgcagacaaaactgaagtcctcctGATCGGAGggtagcgcatgacaacaaaacaacttaacttgcagtcttcaccactgggaataggaggcacggatctacacacCTCTGATCATAcaaatacaaatactgccattattatcatgtgcgtagcctgggagtaataattgatggggatttaaacttcagaactcacatctctgctgtggtgaaatcatcctattttcacctgaagaacatcgcaaaaatcaagcacctcatccccccagaagatctaccaacattagttcatgccttcattacatccagactggactactgcaatgctttttacactggccttccaaagaaGGACTTGTATCGCctagagctgatacagaatactgctgccagaccgttaaccaaccccgtcactgccacataacgccagtcctgcactcccttcaccatCTACCTATATATagaagggtcctattcaagatcggccttctgacatttaaaatcactaaataatctgggtcctggatacatgaaagaaatgttacagctgcgtagcaatccctgtaatctcagatccacaggttctaatctagttagtagggctgctcaaatccaatccggatgctactcggatagtagctatcaggatttctcccagtaatgctttgCAGCCTTCATCCcataaggaggaagtgtttttagtcacgtgacgccggattggagcgcatcgtgggaggcgccgagggacgggccAAGAAGACATCATGATAGGCAAGTTAAaccccccgcccaggccgcaaagcattactgggagaaatccggatagctactatcagagtagcatccggatcggatttcAGCAGCCCTACTAgttatacccagagtccacttggaaacttttggtcccagagccttctgtcatgctgctcctacgttttggaactccttacctcagcagatcaggacagctccatccctagaCATGGTTTAAATCTAGACTgagaacccacctgttcagtttggcatttgcagaaatataacttgtgtgaatacttcatcctactaccaagtactgaatctgagagagcctaagcactttgagtcctatgggagaaaagcactatagaaacgttattgtattgtatctgtTCCAGAAGGGAGGAATGATGgctgggcccaaatcagttactttgcccaTGGCCCTGTTTAGCCTCAACCAGGAGTATGTATGgcatgcatgactttgcacatgctcagtagcatttgtatgctatgaAATTTTGGAACACAGGTGTTTTCTTATTATAATGAGGCAAGCAAGCTGTTATTAGCATCTGTAAATCAAGGTGTTCTATTATAACTCTTCGTGAGAAACTGAGCGATAACAGTCCTACAGAATtacggagagagagagatagatattaGATGGACTCAGGTTACTGTTTTATTGCAATTTGCAAGTTCTCCTCACCAGTTCTTTGCCAGTTGCTGGTAACGCGCTCCGAGCACTTGACCGACCATACTGCCGCTGCGTCACGCTCAAAGTGACCTCACAGTATTTCCGCCTGCAGCGCGACTGAgcagaaaatatcacccaggacccTCTGGGTAAGCTGACTCGTCACTTGCCTGTTTCTGGGGTAATAACAGTTGTCCCAGCAGTGCTGTGCTTCAGCTATGTTGTTTTGTGCGTTATCTCTATTACTGATCGATTCTGATAGTTTTTACTACCGAGTGTACATACAAATACTAAAGCTATAGATTTTGCTTCTTTGGCTAAGGCAGTTCTAAAGGCAGTCCCTTATtcacaggaggaaaaaaaattagaggAATCATGGCCTGAGATTTCTAGGCATAAGCAGTAGATACAGCCGTCTGGATTCAGAATTGTAGAGTCGGACCAAAGAAAGGTGTCCAATGTTTTGTATTCTCTGGACCACATTGGAAGAAGAGTTGTCCTGGTCCTCGTATTCAATTGAACAAATCAAAGGGAAGCtgattaaggaaaaaaaaatctaaaatgtagTGGTTAAatatcagtgattttttttttaaatatctttattAGAACTGTTCATCAAAGGACCAAGTACCACTAGTTTGATTTTTGACGTTATATTTAAGGAACTAATTTATCAATGTTGGttttgataagaaaaacaagtttgctttcttaaaggacacctgtagtgagaagaatatggaggctgttatatttatttccttttaaacaataccagttgcctggcagccctgctgatctatatggctgtagtagtgtctgaataacaccagaaacaagcatgcagctaatcttgccagatctgacagtaattacagaaacatctgatctgctgcatgcttgtttagggtctatggctaaaagcattagaggcagaagatcaccagaaaagccaggtaactggtattgcttataagggaataaatatggcagcctccgtatacctctcactacagttgttctttaaaacagaaagaatttgcgataatttaggttggagtgagcttgagatgtctcccagtgcatcactgctgaatatatgcaaattaactccaacctgaattatcgcaaattctttctgttttaagaaagcaaacttttgtttttcttagcattttagtaagggggcttttaggaccattgtagcccctcacacactccaatgagttctggttcaccatgagcaaaTAGCTCATACTATATTATTATCCCTATTTATAAAGGGCTAACATAGTATGCGACGCTGTACAATAATTAGaggatcaggggtcaggaacttttttggttgagagagccataaacaccacatattaaAATCTaagtccgtgagagccatacaatatgtttcaaactgggacaggagGGCTCATGTCCCTATACAGATGATCCGCCAGGCAGCAGaagtgccatggtgatgtgtatacagttgatctgccaggcagcagaagtgtcagacacgtcttcagcttctcttgggtttcagcaacatcagtcaTTTCCCGAGAGCCAGTCAGGAGAAATATAActtacagcttgtacaattagctttctgacttgggggttgattcattttgtaggacaagatccctgcactttggcccaatttaTTGGGCCAATCGAAGTGCGAGGATctcattctacaaagtcactggacctgacagggtccagagcggGACAGTTGGAGCCCCTGTTCGTTTTGGGGGGAAGCGTGAGTAAGGTAGTAGTGCACGCTACAGTagtagcgtgcactactttgaaaatgttacttgtgctgctacactaagctgcgctgcttgagcagtgtagcttagtgaatcaaaccctactgatttgtctgtgagccacatgtagccatcaaaagagccacatctggctcccgagccataggttccctacccctgcgttacaacatagctcccaactgtcccttattCAGAGGGACCATAGATGGGTTGGTAAGTATGATTACAAAATTATACAGTGTTGCCGAGACTTGTCTCCTGTTACAAGACAGAGGATCAGAATCAGCTTTTTTCACCAGTACctacacatatgactatagtaggaatgaaattgtaagcccctctgagggacagttacaagACAAAACTGtgtgcagcgctgcagaagataatggcggtatataaatactaaataataatactggtAATAATAATGTTGAGGATGAGTTTGTTGTCCATGCACCACTTGCAGATTCTCTCAGTATTGCTGCAGTAAGCATGCTCTCtgttgctgtccagaaggcccatGATAGTTGTGTTATCTGCGAATTTACTGACCTTCGCGGAGTCAGCAGATGAGGTAAAGTTGTTAGAGCGAGTAGTAAACATGATGGAAGAAGGCCCTGCCAAACTGACTTACATTCTAAGAGGAGGGGAATAAGAGCGCACTAGATGGAAGACAGTGGCATGTCTATTTAGAGAAGTGGTCTAGGGTACAGAAGATCGGGGGTAAGCGAGGATAAACAAGCATTTCAAGAATAGaggctgctctggagaagtcctgcAGCCTTGCATATGAGCAGGTAATGCATGAGAATGATATCCATAGACTGTTGGAGAAGCAAAGAGAGAAGGGGAATatttgcagacatcaaaccaacaaacgatgattccagtgatacctttaatgacttgtcaggatctctccttaaagagaatctgtattgttaaaatcgcacaaaagtaaacataccagtgcgttaggggacatctcctattaccctctgtcacaatttcgccgctccccgccgcattaaaagtggttaaaaacagttttaaaaagtttgtttataaacaaacaaaatggccaccaaaacaggaagtaggttgatgtacagtatgtccacacatagaaaatacatccatacacaagcaggctgtatacagcattccttttgaatctcaagagatcatttgtgtgtttctttcccccctgaggggggagtgcatagcagaaccacaacactgaagaacttggcagccttccagacacaggctgacaagtctgacaagggaaagatacattgatttattacagagactgtgatagtacaaagtgctgcagtaagccagaacacattagaatagcttttggaacttgtaggatgataaaaaacaggatgcaatttttgttacggagtctctttaagcatcttCTGTCGCTttcagtggagctgcaactgggcagttctgacttgtctgcttgcatttggttgtgcatttgcagtgagtcttattgtcatttgcaatcactctgcagttcagagcagttcaggaggctgtcaggattcctcctatggtttgctgcagttgagctccagtcagatagccctggatttcctgcatgcatgttgttgcatagtactgtaTGCATTTGTTAtattagtctttcagctagcaaatggtaatcaaaccaactcaggattgaatgattaccattcagctgtgttggaatttgcatacctgcatccattggctgatgccagcataaacgtctgcctcccatttcagaccccacccgacatagcgttcagctctctgagttgttgttgggtctatgctgtgaaagttgttattgtaaatgtataatgccttgctctgtattgtcatgtctgctggacgtttgctgacctgcaggggtcagtgaagtccttctgatcctgatagttagatcctgccagcaccacgttggtgactggtagtattccttctagccttgttcttgaggacaaactatagcagcggttgccattagttcgctcctacctgttagtcttacaAAAAAGATCCTGATAATCCGCACACTCTTAATGAACCAAGTtcaatgttttaattaaaaaaagtgacacatgccatttgtttcggggccccgtgtggtcccctttgtcaaggtaacataACACaattgttaccttgacaaaggggaccccacggggccccgaaactaatcgttggtctatggaatggcatgtgtcactttTTTGAATTAAAACATTGAACTTGGTTCATTAAGAGTGTGCGGATTATCAGGATCTTTTTTGCATGAAAATATTAATCCAGCACCTCCACGGTGGTGTGCAATTCCCTAGTGGacttacctgttagtcttgtctatctcagtgtgaatgttgccgtcgctgaaacagcgactagattggctgagcattccgtctgtctgtctgttgtctgtcttgttaattgtcattacttgtgctttagttagtgagttatttgagagctgcatttcatatattgcgcatcagcaagatatatatatatgtactctagcctgtcagtattgtattattgtaatattgtattgtgtaccaacCTTTGCCTAcctctcgactacgaatctgcctaatccttccaatactatttgtatgtagaacagaggcgccagcaggataaaaatcaataacatttttaaaaattgcttggaggaagtggtgggcttgcctccaatcctccaatacgactgacatctgaattaatGTGTATGACCCAcacctgttaccgactacgtctgttgtgtattgtatcacatagcatctagcctgataggcggcccagagctgcagttgctctgggtaaTCTTGCTCCCTTAtttattactcctgtgtccatctgtggagcctcttccattctccagctacttagccttgttgcgctgggtggtcaaagtatggccccccagcattacatgactaactgtacatggtttattgcaagcttttaaaATGCATTGTACGGTTCTGATATAGTTctctataatgcctgaagaagaaacttaacattttttaatcttgcaataaaccatgtacaggtagtcattaaaggtatcactagaatcaatgtttgttggtttgatgtctgcatttctgctcctggactcaaggtggccactaacgatacaatctgtTTCATCCAATTTGACCAAATCTATCTAGTATAAATGTAAACTGAGTGAAAGTATTGAatagataatttaggcagttaccttatattacatagaaatggtaagatttgatgaaaaagattggatcgttagtggccagcttcacACCGGACCTCACTTCACTTTCTTCACAAGGGGACTATTTCTGTATGATTTATATGCAGACAGGCAGAGCAGctcaaccctcctggcggtatcacCGACCTGAGCTTGGGGTAGGaaaaagcagctgctatgggtaagcccgagctcaggtcggggcagTGAAAAAACTGTTGTGCCTGTGTGCAGGAGTCCAGCGCGCCGATCGGCGCTGCTCAGTGGGACTTCTGCATCTGTCCCCCAAAGTTTGGCACTATTgtgcgcagggctgtggagtcagtacaaaaatcccctgactccaactccgactcctcagtttaggattccaccgactccgactactcgactcagactcctctaatttgcatattacaatcttgttgattgaaagtatgtaacatgaatttgtctcttaactgccaactcttaggaattttaaaagacaactgaagtgagaaggatatggagactgccttatttattccctttagtcatagactaaaactagtccttggtaagagcagggccgtttcttccaccgtgcgggcagggcgaccgcactgAGCGCAGACTGTCAGGTGAAGGAAGGTGGGCGCAGGCAGGACACTGCCGGAGCCACTGGCCTGGTTATGCACGTTGCAGGCGACCGAAAGTACGCCAGCGCAATAACATTCCTTCCCACACTCCTCCTGGGTGTCCTGCGGCTGTTTACTTCCGCTCTGACGTCAAGTACGTCACCACCATGTGATGACACTTGACGTCTGTAAGCTGTACTGTGCAGGACAGGCTGAGCGCGGCGCCGATAGAGGAGTCCTGGCTGGCTCTGTACTCATGCGTGCctgttagagatgggaagttcggatcttttcaatgatccggatgattcgaatcggatcattgaaaagatccggatctttgatccgaatctcggatcattttactaccgaagcattcgggggttgaaatgactagcagggcaggagaaggagaggggggtggacacacagagaagaggagaagatggacagagggcagggagtggacagagaagggaggagggacgagcagagagcagaaatgtttgtttgcacacaatacccacatgctgcagtcatatgctttacatatatttcacctacatgttcatctgtataccttgaatggaaacgtcgcacagtgaaagaaagcattccccaaagataagtgcagctgtttagagccgagtgcaggagggtcatattgccctgcaatcacagtgcctgcaaagttactgagctgtgctgagctgagccaaaagttcccaatgtgttcactgtgcacaactacggaacagacagcctgtaatgagcagcacgttatagccagtatgtgtgctctacacccaagtttctcaacgtgtggtacgcgtatccaagggggtacttctgatgcttccagggggtactcggccttgatgatacttaaccaagaataaaaaatttagagttttagaaaatgataaatctttttTAAAGTCCAAATTAGTGttgtagctaattaaaagcaataataaatgcttggaaattgttaagAAGAAatgatcatgtactatgatttaatatatatttgtcaaggggtacttgtgataatgtttactatggtagggggtacttggtgagtgcagggtacataccaataaaatgttgagaaacactgctctacacatatctggcagtggcacccatgtcctctctacctgtccctgcaaggctggctcccctgagtcccctccaacagagcgatccatctctgctctgcttccaggaccccgctgcccgctgagagggggcgtgtcgctcctggccccgccccttttgcgatccgaatcactcattttgatgattcggatgattcgactcacaaaatagattcggatcaaagatccgaatcgttcatgatccggacaacactagtgccTGTCAGTCTGTGACTGTGTTCCCCTCCCCTGGTGACCTGCGTGCTTTTCCCCTCTGGATGGGCGCCTCTTTGGCTGGTGGTCACAGACAGTAAGTAGAAAGCTGCTGTCTAGTTGTGACCTGACTCAGACCTCACAACCGTCCcgatttcggagggacagtcacgGGTTGGGGGGCGTGGTCCCGCCTCCCGCTTAACCCCCCCTGCTGTACCGGGCTGTCTGCATTAGCCAGTGCTGCCCTTTAGTCAGGGATGTGGCAGAGGGTGGCCGAATTCATTTTTCCCTCTTCATGGGTTCCCCTTCTGGGTCTCCTCACCATTTGCTGATTGGAGGTGCAGCTTCAGTTTATTTCACCTGCACGCAGCGAttaaggaaaattgaatactcacctaacggtaattttcctttccagatgtatccatggcagcacgatcGGGTTAAACCCCGCCCTCTTTTAACCCCCATAGGACCTAATGTTATAAATTTCTCCAATAAACTCCTCCCCCTAGTCTCATACTCCTCGTAATCACCGAATCTAGGGTGGGAGcctcgtgctgccatggatacatctggaaaggaaaattaccgttaggtgagtattcaattttccttatTCCATATGTCTCCATGTCAGCACGATCGGGAGCTAACTAGTAATAATCAAAcagggagggatgaggtgcaatgctggcaaacaatttatttacacttTACAACATGTTAACTGTTAGCACATTAGTTCCAAACTGCAACGTTGAATTCGCTGCTGGATCTACCCTGTAATGTTTCATGAATGTATTCATGGACGACCAATTGGCCGCCTGACAGATTTTTTCTGGAGAAACTTTAGTAAAAGCTGCCCACGATGTTGCCATTCCTCTCGTAGAGTGAGCGTTTACTTGGTCTGGGGGAACAAGATTATTGATCTTGTATGCCTCCTGAATGATTTTCACTAGCCAATTGGCTATAGTTCTGGAGGAGGCTGCTTGGCCTTTCCTATATCCTGTCGGGATCACAAAAAGTCTCTCTGATTTACGGAATTCTCTAGTTTGAGATACATACAGTCTAAATGTCTCTCCTACATCAAGTGGGTGAGGGAACGGCTGACTGTCATCTCTTAATGTTGGTAATGTCCACTCCTGGTTGAAGTGGTAGACCGTAGCTACCTTAGGCACAAAGTGTTGGATGGGCCTCAAAATTACCCGATCAGAAAagaaagttaaagagaatctgtactctaatattcttacaataaaaagcataccattctattcattattttctcctgtgcccctctgtgctgtttctgccactcactgctgcaatcctggcttgtaattaacagttttaggcagtgtttacaaacaaactaaccagcttctaataggctcagctaagcatagtgtgtgagtcattcatagtatgcagggggcctgcagagggtgtgtatcgcttctaccaatcacaagcagccctgcacattccacacaatcaagctttagcccgacaaacaggacagaggaaagatacattgatttataacagagacagtgcagttaggaaagactgcagtaagccagagcagattagaacaggcataggaacttataggatagaagaactaaggctgaaaaatttgttacagatgaGGGTTCTTCCCATCCGAGAGCTTGAATTTCTTAAACCCTCCTAGCTGAGGCCATTGCTATTAGGAATACTGCTTTTTGTGTTAATTGAGTCAATGAGCAACTTGCAGAAGGTGAGTAAGGGGCTACTGACAATGTGTCCAGGACTAAGGGTAAATtccattttggaaaaaaattcTTCTTTGGTGGTCTTTCTTTGATCACTCCCTTTAGAAACTGTATTACTAACGGGTGAAATGCCCATCTTTCATCAGTGAGTGCTGACAGAGCCGTTACTTGCACTTTTAATGTGCGGTATGCCAGACCCTTGTCTAAGCCGGACTGTAGAAATTGAAGTACATCTGTGACCTGTGGATGCAAGGCATCAATTCTCAATGTATCAGCAAATGCTAAGAATCTCTCCCAAATCCTGTGGTAAGTTACCTTCGTGGAATTTTTTCTGGCTTTCATGATTGTTTGTATTACTTCCTTGGAGCATCCTAAAGATTCCAGCTTCCCCCTCTCAACTTCCATACAGCGAGATTCAATCTTGCTGGATTCGGGTGTAACACCGGACCTTGCGATAGTAGATTGGGTATTAGTGGTAGAGGTACCGGATCCTGCATCTTCATTCTCCACAGAAGCGGGAACCACGGCCTTTTGGGCCAATACGGTAGTATTGCTAATAATATTACATTCTCCTTGAGTAGTCTCAATAACAGT contains:
- the UQCR11 gene encoding cytochrome b-c1 complex subunit 10 — translated: MLSQSSRCFSDGNIHTEIDKTNRGSWVIFSAQSRCRRKYCEVTLSVTQRQYGRSSARSALPATGKELGTNSFHMVTWGTVGGVGFIWATDWKLILNYVPYINGKFKKDE